The Palaemon carinicauda isolate YSFRI2023 unplaced genomic scaffold, ASM3689809v2 scaffold628, whole genome shotgun sequence genome has a window encoding:
- the LOC137637276 gene encoding uncharacterized protein produces the protein MERTNLDLGIDIPNSGSNIVTLEPYLCHVKNDHKNLLEKKREKVRSDDRTEKYRKAEILPGHYEVVNYDKFFILEFENGRHEHVNVFKANREIVNKCGGQPKILPQGNGSLLIETLSPIQSERLKVLSILDGHNVKCFSHPIFNQSRGVIYVPELLELEEKEIENELRDQVVKVVRMRKRVGECFPLATLVLTFDQCRLPNAIDAGWLSLKVKPYIPSPLRCYHCQMYGHLSQKCKEKLNIKPGVCANCGKISHGACIESPCCIHCGEAHPATSKICVKFIFEKEIQAIRTMERVTFDPLTPRLLGNFQPLTPRGLFFSQHILLYIFFKLL, from the coding sequence ATGGAAAGGACAAACTTGGACCTCGGTATTGACATCCCCAActcaggttctaatattgtaacctTAGAACCTTACTTGTGTCATGTGAAAAATGATCATAAGAATTtattagagaagaagagagagaaagtaagaagtgatgacaggacagaaaaatacagaaaagccgaaatattacctggtcactatgaggtAGTAAATTACGATAAATTTTTTATactggaatttgaaaatggaagacatgaacatgtaaatgtttttaaagccaaCAGAGAAATAGTAAATAAATGTGGAGGGCAACCAAAAATTCTTCctcaaggaaatggaagtctcctgATAGAGACACTATCACCAAtacaaagtgaaagattaaaagttCTTTCAATATTGGATGGTCATAATGTCAAATGCTTTTCACACCCCATTTTtaaccagagtaggggtgtgatatatgtGCCAGAATTGTTAGagctagaggaaaaagaaattgagaatgAACTGAGAGATCAAGTAGTAAAAGTTgtaagaatgagaaagagagttggagaatgTTTCCCTCTCGCTACTTTGGTTTTAACTTTTGACCAGTGTAGACTACCCAATGCTATTGatgctggatggctatctttgaaggtgaaaccctacatcccttcaccattgcgatgctaccattgccaaatgtatggccacctaagccaaaaatgtaaagaaaaattaaatattaagccCGGTGTCTGTGCAAACTGTGGCAAAATTAGTCACGGAGCTTGTATAGAAAGCCCCTGTTGTATTcactgtggggaagcacacccagcaacATCAAAAATTTGTGTGAAGTTTATTTTTgagaaagaaattcaggccattcgaaccatggaaagggttacttttgaccctttaacccccaggctacttggaaatttccaacccttaacccccagggggttatttttttcccagcacattttgctgtatattttttttaaattgctctaa